The DNA sequence tataattaaaataataggtcaaaatcattattttttatgatgATGGTTTTTTTCTGTAGTACCTGCGTGATAAAGCATTTGAACAACAATCCAGGCTTGACTTTGATGATGATTGCAGAATGAGTGATGAAGACTATAGGGTACTGACAGGGTTTTCTCTTCTTGAATTCCATGACATTGTCTCATCAGTTGCCAGTATCAACTCATCTAGAAATCGGAGCAAGAGGACCTGCATAGGCATCCTGTTAATGAAGCTTCGATCAGCGCTTTCCAACAAAATGCTGGCTGTTCTATTTCAGATGACCAAATCTCAAGTAAGCGTTTTATGTATAATTCttatgaaaattgtataaattcatatcaaaccaacattgatatacacatgtacttaaAAAGGGACAAGAAATTTTCACAGGTGTTAAATTTTGCAGGTACGACGGGCTATTGTATCTGCTAGGACAGCTCTTATAAGAGACTTCGTTCCATACAACCTGGGATTTCAACACATTACACGTGAGGAAGTCATTGAAAACCACACCCGTCAACTGGCAAGAGATCTTTTGAGTGATGACATCACCTCAAACCCTGCGATCTTAGTATTGGATGGAACGTACGTTTACATTCAAAAAAGTTCCAATTTCGCATTTGCGCGGCGGTCCTACAGTATGCATAAGCACCGACCCCTTATTAAACCAATGATGGTTGTTACTACAAGTGGATACATCGTATCGGTCCTTGGACCCTATCTTGCCGACTCCAAAAATAATGATGCTAACATCCTGAAACACATGATTTGCCATAATGCTGAAGAACTTCGGAACTGGTTGCAAGAAGACGATGTGTTTGTTGTTGATCGCGGATTTAGGGATGCTCAGGATGTTCTGGAAGATCTTGGAATAAGGATGGAGATGCCAGCATTCATGACACGAGGAGACAAACAGCTGCCCACGCTTGATTCTAACAAGTCAAGAGTTGTGACAAAGGTACTTTAATGCTTTCCATATTCTCAATAAATACGACCTGATTATATTCCTTTATGTCATAATCACATTTCAGCTttagatatgaaatacaaggtatatgaaataataaaaatatgttttactgtatgcgTAACGTTTTATTTGTCTTTCCAGGTCAGGTGGATTGTTGAAGCAGCTAATGGGCGCATTAAGCAGTGGCAGTTTTTGGCAAAAACCTTGCCAAACTCGCAAATTCCATTCATCGGTGATTATGTGAGAATTGTAGCAGCTCTTTGCAATAAGTATAGACCACCACTTAGCGTGTCATCAGAGGAGGACCAAGAAATTGCAGCGAAAATGGTTTACCTTTCACATAGATTAAATACACTGCAggttaatatatacatacatcaaTATCCATACCATATCCAGTGTGAAAATTCTGAAAGATAcgtatatgtttatatattttttaaattaagaaaCCTCAGTTTTATTTTGCTTATGAATTGTCGAATGTTGCTGTGTTTTACAGGAACGTGTGGAAAATGAAGGGCTTGACAGACGAGGGTTTAATTGGACAAAAGTGGATTCAGAGAATGTTACTCCAGAATTTCCAAAGTACAACGACACTGAATTGCGTCAGCTAACTCTGGGAGTGTACCAACTTCGCATGGCTAAGTCCTACACTCATGAGCACATGGACGTAGACGGTGGATTTGAAATCCTTATAAGTGACGAAATTGAAGGAATGGTGTGCGCCAAGATCCAAAGTCGCCATATATCAGCTAAACAGTACAAATGTTGGATCACTTACACCGAGGGAGATATTGATGGTTGGTATTGCAAATGCAAAGCTGGCACAAGAGTTGTAGGAATGTGCGGCCATATCACCAGCGTTATATGGTATTTATCTTTTGGACGGCATCAGGAGTCACTGAAGGGGGTAAGGAATTGGACAACATCACTTGAAGACGCATCGGACATCCATGACGTCATTGACGGTTCAGACAGTGATGGAAATGACAATGATGTGGAAGAGTGAGAGAAGGCGAGGGTGTGCTATATCTAGTCTGGGGGTGAATGCGCGCGCGCATGCGTGTGtttgagagatagagagagtgCGTGTGAGAAAGTGAATATGCGACGGAGGCTGAGAGCGTGTGTGACTGTGTATGAGAAAGATAAGATGTTTGTGAGAGAGACGGAGGGAGGAGGTATGTGttgctgtgtgtgtgtgtgtgtgtgagagagagagagagagagagagagagagagagagagagagagagagagagagagagagagagagagatctgtGTTTGCGTGTGTACATACACGTATATGAATGTTCTTCGTGTGTTCTTTGtggttcttgtttttcattaaatattgcCGTTTTTGgtgaatatatatatgaccAGTAAAACACAATGTACAAAGCAGATACATGTAAGATTGTGAATGAattactataggattaaacattctttttgaagaatttatcgatgtgtaaactccagacATCAGTTTACTCACAAGCTAAATAAAAGTTTGTGAGtgaaatgtccggagtttacacatctataaattcttcaaaaagaatatttgaatcttataatttcaattcattcaatttattaacaattgcaaaaaattgaatagtttcaccacactatgttatttgttttcaggcgtgtatgaatacatcgcgttttcagatttattgctgtataaactcttgttcagctttatttttgtccaatcaaaataattgtaataaataacattggaattataatcGTATAAGCGCAAACAGATTAATTTTATTGTTAGAATCTATATATCTTATGCATTCCTAAAATTTTGTAGTGTAAACTTTAATACGGTATATTGCGCTTTATAAGCTAAAATCAAATCTACTATTTTGATATTCTCAAAGTTCTCGGAATATCGTTCTtatcaatcaaataaaagtCAGGATGGAATTCCAGTGTACTCCATTTCATGAGAAATTACATTAGATGACGCTACGAACTTCGTATAACATTCGGTGATTTAAATGAGAGACCCTTTAATTTTATCGCCATTTATCTTCCGAATGCACGCAACAGTTATACagttaatgaaaatgtaaacaaaaataaatctttttaaaattccttCATACAAACGAAATTTTAAGAGAAACAATAGAACTATATAGCTGTAAGATATGATTCtataattatttcattcatCTGATGGTCTAAACATTATACATTTGCTCCGTTTTAGCCTCACACAGTTAATCGCAACGTTGTTTTTGCCGTTGTGCGGCATTTCAGATTTTACTTTCATTATCATCAAATTCAGTAtcaaaacaaaaccaataatttcaatatattttgaaagttgaTACTCTTATGTGTAGTACAATTTTTTTCCCCTACAATGCCGAACGTCACAAATCATTGCTtgactatacatatatacatataacttTTAGGAAGAGCTTTCGTTTAAGTATAAcgtcaaaattaacgtcaaagTGAGCGACGTCGCCAATTTGATATGGGgttttccgttgaatatattaGAGCTGTTA is a window from the Ostrea edulis chromosome 5, xbOstEdul1.1, whole genome shotgun sequence genome containing:
- the LOC125673390 gene encoding uncharacterized protein LOC125673390 — translated: MDGRQYRCCLCNKKTTPDERRPVGLFLSTLRKHFSLDVEETDRICNKCRHKCRNIKESNTRQPMLLRPATEDEKKDPTFQSPKQKRTKSPFSSPPTIPLSIPSSSQSHGYCFVCKKPGPKLVTVSHHVRMFVFIQKEIIIPTGARCCIRHLDNEKMNDEALHQIRTNDNTTLNKTSIIDLIKYLRDKAFEQQSRLDFDDDCRMSDEDYRVLTGFSLLEFHDIVSSVASINSSRNRSKRTCIGILLMKLRSALSNKMLAVLFQMTKSQVRRAIVSARTALIRDFVPYNLGFQHITREEVIENHTRQLARDLLSDDITSNPAILVLDGTYVYIQKSSNFAFARRSYSMHKHRPLIKPMMVVTTSGYIVSVLGPYLADSKNNDANILKHMICHNAEELRNWLQEDDVFVVDRGFRDAQDVLEDLGIRMEMPAFMTRGDKQLPTLDSNKSRVVTKVRWIVEAANGRIKQWQFLAKTLPNSQIPFIGDYVRIVAALCNKYRPPLSVSSEEDQEIAAKMERVENEGLDRRGFNWTKVDSENVTPEFPKYNDTELRQLTLGVYQLRMAKSYTHEHMDVDGGFEILISDEIEGMVCAKIQSRHISAKQYKCWITYTEGDIDGWYCKCKAGTRVVGMCGHITSVIWYLSFGRHQESLKGVRNWTTSLEDASDIHDVIDGSDSDGNDNDVEE